A region of uncultured Desulfobacter sp. DNA encodes the following proteins:
- a CDS encoding Druantia anti-phage system protein DruA → MDNDIVLTYRGRSATKADIEFIRLLIDDNPTASRRALSQILCREWNWVQANGSLRDMIARGFMLELHRNGHINLPARKHNPPNPFLNRKKPEQPEIDQTPVTMTLREISPLDIVLVKNTPNEPLFNSLIEHHHYLGYCHPVGEQLKYMVFADKRPVACFSWSSAPRHIGARDRHIGWKKQHRDHNLRYIAYNSRFLILPWFRVPHLASWLLGYMARNLSRDWERIYCHPVYYLETFVDTELFAGTCYKAANWHYLGDTTGRGKQENRHIKTRSIKAVWGYPLIRDFRQLMTRLPNGSAEPDRRRA, encoded by the coding sequence ATGGACAACGACATTGTACTCACATACCGTGGCAGAAGCGCGACTAAGGCTGATATTGAATTTATCAGGCTGTTGATCGACGACAATCCCACAGCAAGCCGCCGCGCTCTGTCACAGATATTGTGCCGGGAATGGAACTGGGTTCAGGCCAACGGCAGCCTTCGTGATATGATCGCCCGGGGATTTATGCTTGAACTCCATAGAAACGGGCATATTAATCTTCCGGCCAGAAAACACAACCCGCCCAACCCGTTTTTAAACCGCAAAAAGCCGGAACAACCGGAAATCGATCAAACCCCGGTGACGATGACGCTCAGGGAAATAAGCCCCCTTGATATTGTACTGGTAAAAAACACACCCAATGAACCTTTATTTAACAGCTTGATTGAGCATCATCATTACCTGGGATATTGCCATCCTGTGGGAGAGCAACTTAAATATATGGTCTTTGCCGACAAACGGCCGGTGGCATGTTTTTCATGGTCATCGGCACCCCGGCATATCGGTGCCAGAGACCGACATATCGGCTGGAAGAAACAGCACCGGGATCACAACCTTCGCTATATCGCCTATAACAGCCGGTTTCTGATCCTGCCCTGGTTCCGGGTACCTCACCTGGCCTCATGGTTGTTAGGGTATATGGCCAGGAATTTGTCCAGGGACTGGGAGCGTATTTACTGCCATCCGGTCTATTATCTCGAGACATTTGTTGACACCGAATTATTTGCCGGCACCTGTTATAAAGCGGCAAACTGGCACTATCTGGGTGATACCACCGGACGGGGGAAACAGGAAAACAGGCATATAAAAACCCGCTCCATCAAGGCGGTCTGGGGATATCCCCTGATCCGCGATTTTCGACAACTCATGACAAGGCTCCCCAATGGAAGCGCTGAACCTGACAGAAGACGAGCTTGA
- the tnpB gene encoding IS66 family insertion sequence element accessory protein TnpB (TnpB, as the term is used for proteins encoded by IS66 family insertion elements, is considered an accessory protein, since TnpC, encoded by a neighboring gene, is a DDE family transposase.), with product MIQVTPHMRILLAPEPVDFRKGIDGLASICRKVLQSDPFSGYLFVFINRRRTAIKVLCYDSQGFWLCQKRLSKGRFNWWPKRDQSAGRCLEAHELQMLLWNGDPFHTRAAPVWRKLSV from the coding sequence ATGATCCAGGTCACACCACATATGCGGATACTGCTTGCTCCGGAGCCCGTAGATTTTCGAAAAGGAATCGACGGCCTGGCCAGTATATGCCGAAAGGTCCTGCAATCAGATCCCTTTTCAGGATACCTGTTCGTATTTATTAACCGAAGACGAACGGCCATCAAGGTTTTATGCTATGACAGCCAGGGGTTCTGGCTTTGCCAAAAGCGGCTCTCCAAGGGGCGTTTCAACTGGTGGCCCAAAAGGGATCAGTCTGCCGGCCGGTGTCTTGAAGCGCATGAGCTTCAGATGCTGCTTTGGAATGGTGATCCGTTTCATACCCGGGCTGCTCCCGTATGGCGAAAACTGTCCGTATAA
- a CDS encoding helix-turn-helix domain-containing protein translates to MDNVTPGYFGKGKKLRSTKEVAAYLGVAIQTVYNWRHQRKGPDYVMVGGKPMYEDEAIDRYLDNNRVYLSA, encoded by the coding sequence ATGGATAATGTAACTCCTGGATATTTCGGTAAAGGAAAAAAACTCCGAAGCACAAAAGAAGTCGCTGCATATCTCGGTGTGGCAATTCAGACCGTTTATAACTGGAGGCACCAGCGCAAGGGTCCGGACTATGTGATGGTGGGCGGCAAGCCCATGTACGAGGACGAAGCTATCGATAGATACCTGGATAATAACCGTGTTTACTTGTCCGCATAG
- a CDS encoding phage antirepressor KilAC domain-containing protein: MYQNNSSHPSNCQMSKQRLIDNLGRDREPNVHTHEEFGSLRSIDHEDGTLWWVATDVCRALSIKDVSMAIKKLDDDEKGTNKIGTPGGPQELTIINEPGLYSLILRSRKPEAKIFKRWVTHDVLPAIRKTGGYIAAGAKDTDDEIMARALLVAQDTLNRRDTRIKALEVANKTMQPKVLFADAVSASTSSILVGELSKILRQNGIQTGQNRLFVWLRENGYLIQRKGSDFNMPTQRSMELGLFEIKERTIVNPDDSTRITKTSKVTGKGQQYFINMFLGQVGD; this comes from the coding sequence ATGTACCAGAATAATAGCAGTCACCCTTCAAACTGTCAAATGAGCAAACAGCGCCTGATTGATAACCTGGGCCGTGATCGTGAACCCAACGTTCATACTCATGAAGAATTTGGTTCCTTGAGAAGCATTGACCATGAAGATGGCACCCTTTGGTGGGTGGCAACGGATGTATGCCGGGCTTTGAGTATCAAAGACGTCAGCATGGCAATAAAAAAGCTGGATGATGATGAAAAGGGTACCAATAAAATTGGCACCCCTGGTGGTCCCCAGGAATTGACCATTATTAATGAACCTGGATTATACAGCTTGATACTGCGATCCCGCAAACCGGAAGCTAAAATATTTAAGCGCTGGGTAACCCATGATGTTCTTCCCGCTATTCGAAAGACTGGTGGATACATCGCAGCTGGTGCCAAAGATACCGATGACGAAATCATGGCCCGGGCGCTGCTGGTGGCCCAGGACACACTTAATCGGCGTGACACCCGTATCAAAGCGCTTGAAGTTGCCAATAAAACAATGCAGCCCAAGGTCCTGTTCGCGGATGCTGTATCAGCCTCGACCTCTTCCATTTTGGTGGGCGAACTCTCAAAAATTTTGCGTCAGAACGGCATCCAGACCGGGCAAAATAGGCTTTTCGTTTGGTTGCGTGAGAACGGTTATCTCATCCAGCGCAAGGGCAGTGATTTCAATATGCCCACGCAGCGATCAATGGAGCTTGGCCTGTTTGAAATTAAAGAACGTACCATCGTCAACCCCGACGATTCAACCCGGATTACAAAGACATCCAAGGTAACTGGCAAGGGCCAGCAGTATTTTATCAATATGTTTCTGGGTCAGGTCGGAGACTAA
- a CDS encoding sigma factor-like helix-turn-helix DNA-binding protein produces MAELKFNDRELLRLIDREKLSQAAAAKRLGVSRQAVNTRLQQLRGKTTRAVVAKKVEECVDQKLDAMAQLQKINGYANELLDLCMAWGRGDDKALQILESQCQTRKVRVGDEEIDVTEFKFKDPRELALKAMAEIRGQMKLQLEIFQALYDLKAAEEFQQEILQTIGEVSPDVRAKIIHRLNEKRAIRSAVKFTESTVR; encoded by the coding sequence ATGGCAGAATTGAAATTCAATGATCGCGAGCTGTTACGGTTAATTGACAGGGAAAAATTGAGTCAAGCAGCCGCAGCTAAAAGACTGGGTGTCAGCCGGCAAGCTGTAAATACACGCTTGCAACAACTACGGGGAAAAACTACCCGGGCAGTTGTTGCCAAAAAGGTTGAAGAATGTGTGGACCAAAAACTTGATGCCATGGCCCAGCTGCAAAAGATAAACGGTTATGCCAATGAACTTTTAGATCTGTGCATGGCTTGGGGCCGGGGTGATGATAAAGCCCTTCAAATCTTGGAATCCCAATGCCAAACCCGGAAAGTCCGTGTAGGTGATGAAGAGATTGATGTCACAGAGTTTAAATTCAAAGATCCCCGGGAATTGGCCCTGAAAGCCATGGCCGAAATCCGGGGACAAATGAAGCTGCAGCTTGAAATCTTCCAGGCACTTTATGACCTAAAAGCAGCGGAAGAATTTCAACAGGAAATATTACAGACAATCGGAGAGGTTTCACCAGATGTTAGAGCAAAGATCATTCATAGACTCAACGAAAAACGCGCTATTCGATCAGCTGTTAAATTCACTGAATCAACAGTTCGGTAA